The nucleotide sequence CTTTTTTTTGTTGGTCTGTTTTTTAGTGGTGGAATTTATATGTAAAGCAAAATGGACTACTATTTTCGAAATACAACATCTATATGTATTGTTACCGGATTATTTGCTGCCACGCCACCATCGATGAGGTGAAATTTACGCTGCTTTTCCCCGTCGGCGGTTTTGAAGTAATGCGGTGGAAGATAAGTTGGCGCTGCTGATGTTGCGATGCATATATCTGATAGTAGGGCATTCATATATGGTTTTTCCTTTACCTACCAAAATTAGAAAATATCATATGGGTGGACTTGTAAATGTTTACATATATAGGTGTGTGCACACACATTATATACAGGTGAATTATATAATGAAAATCCCGCTCTAGCTAAAGAAAGTCAAGAAACTCATATGTGTGGACAAAAACATGCCGCTGTGACACTTTTTGACAGTTACATTTTTCTGAATCTGTTTACATTTTTTTGTGTGAGGAGAGAGAATGTGTAACATTTTTTCAGTGTTACATTTTTATGAATTTCACGTATTacccattttatgagttttgatagcagttttttcaaattttttgaaACTCCACTATTACAATTGTCAGTATTTTCAGAACTTACAGACACACACACTTTTGTGTCAGTCCATAACAAAATGCTGGAAAACACTTTTTGTTAGAATGTTAAAATTCTGGAAAACACTTTCTGTTAGAATGTTAAAATTCTAGAAAAACACTTTTTTATACTTGATTAAATGAATGGACAGTGAAGATGGGGTTTCCTTGGTTTTCTTAAATCACCTAGGTTTTCATTTTATCTTCCCCTGTACATAATTTTTGATGTTctatttctatatatataatacaagagAACCATTTTAGGATCAGAAAAAACCAATGTGAGAACCTCAAAGCTGGAAAAGATTGTTGGCTGGAGATTCTTGATGTCGAAGGTAGGAATGACAACATTAGTTAAAGTATGTTCTAATCTGGTGTCTTTTAGCTTCTTCTTTATGCATCTGCGGAGGTACTTCCCATCATACAATGGCCCACATATGTTCTTTACTATCTTTGTTACCATCctgaatttttcaagaaattatATACCATGTCAATATTTCTCATCTTACAGATCATGGGCGGCCGCCTTAGACCCTCATAATTACGGTTCTTATCACTTTAGGCTCCAAAATAAGTCGGGTCGTCGATAAGAATAACATAAAATTTTGGGTTCCATGTATCGTTGAAATTCAACACGATCTATTTACTATAGTCGACTTTATTCTTCTATTACAAAATTGTAATTTGGAACCGTCAAAATTCATCGTCAATGACTTGCGACAGATGTGGCCATGGTAAAATAGCAACGAATTTAAATTTCATTGCAACTCCAGGACCAACGAGTTATCGCAAAATAAGAGATTACTGCGACAGAATATACAAGGTTGCTAATACCCGTTGCAAAAGAGTTCCGTCGGAAAACTATTTGCGACGACTTTTGCTAGTCATCACAATAGCCAATTCTTGTCTAAATTCCATATCCACCCTTTAAATCAAGTTTTAATAGTAACTTCGGTAAAGATTTAAATAGTTTtaaatgtgtgtgtgtatgtatattaCCAATCTTGATGAAAGATCTTGTGGCTCTTTCGATGGTAGAAGTCTTTGATTTCTTTAGCCGAAAACAAAGGTCGCTTGTTTTCATCTGGAGCCGTTAACATGGCAGTTATGAGACCACCGGTGCTTGTCCCAGCAATTACATCAAAATAGTCTGCTATTCTTGCACCCTCATCATTTGCTAGTTCCTGAAAAAtaaatcataaataaatattgtgaTGCTCAACGCTATAAGTTTTAATGGTTGCTTAATCAAATCTTAAACAGTTAGTAATGTTTTCAAACATTGTAAACCAAAagcaatcttagaaaaatcaGAATGAAGCCAAACTTTGGTTTCGCTATGGTTTCATGGTCTAAAATTTTTACAATATAAAGCGAATGAGTTTCACCAAGCCAAACTACTTGTGAGCTTCTCAAGACCGACTTGCTAAAAGCTCGAACAGAGCCGAGCTTAAATGAGATTAAGCCTCTTATTAAATAAAAAAGGATGAACCTGGGTTTCACTTATCGAGCTTGAGGTGGCTCACGAGCCTAAGGACTAAGGAgcgttttatttttataattttttatttcatatgttaattatatatatttgtataaTAATTATCACATGTTAAGTTacaataaaaataactaaataatatatattatgctATATATAAAAAATGAATTAAGATACACAAAAGAATAATAAAAGATGtatataatttaaataaataattaacgaGTCATACTCGAGTTTAAAAAACTATCCACAAAGCTCGAGCTCTAATGTAAACGAGCTCGGTTCAGCTCGTTTACTCCCCTAGCCTTTCACCACTGACAAATTGTAAATCATAAACTTTAAAACGAAATATAAAGTGACAGAAGATTGTTATACCTTAAGCTGAGTTTCAAGAAAGTCGAGAATAGTAGCTGGGATGAGACCTCTAATTCCTCCACCATCGATGCTAAGAACCGTTATCAGTTTCCCAGAAGCTGGGATTGACTTTGTTCTCTCCATATGATTTTGCAACTGGTGAGTCTACTTGCTGGCCTCACTATTTGTAGGCTCATGGCCTAGTTTTCTGACCTTTTGTCGCTTTCTAAAAGAAGCTTTATTTACTTTGGTTGGTAAGGAAATTATGTTTTCACATACAACAACTATATATATGATGAAATAAGAAAATGGCACATATTTGTGTTagtttttgtcaaattttattaTGTAAAAGTGTCTTATTGTACAGTTTGACAAATACCCCAGACATAAAAATACTATAAGTCGGGTTACTAGCAGGGTCACGAGGCCTATAAACGGTGGACGGAAAATTCTCGATGAGCCGCATCATGTCACAAACGTTGTCGATTATATGTAGACTTATTGGAGATTTGGTCCAGTTGTCGGTCCCAAATTCCAACATAAGGCTTCGTGAAGAGGTGTAAGCCGGATTTATTCTAAGATACCTACAATAATCTATTTGACTCTGCTAAACAGAAtattttagtatttattaataTTTCGtgaaatatgatttttttaacgATGATCAAGAACACGTTGTCGTTAACCTCATGAAATCTCGTTAATACCATGTTAACTAACAATATCAAATTATAACCTATCCTAATAAATAGCTTTTAAAATACCATGATAAAAATAAGTAGAAGCAAAATTCAAATGTAACACCTGTCCTAGAAATTAAGTAATCATTTACTTATCACTACGAAGATTATTTCATGAATCTCGTTGCATataacccacatcaaaatcaagAAAAAAGAGAAGCCATTATTGGATGCTTTTTTGAAGATGAGGAAATTAAAAAGAATTGATGTAGCCGGCATAAAGTATGGAAATCCATGTCAAATAATAATACTTTATTTAACGGAAACAAAATCTTTAAATGGGCTACTAACTCGCTCAGTTCAAGAATCAAACTAGCGATCCCCACTTAGTCTCCTATCATTGTCAAGTGCTGCAAAAACTAACGAGGAGAACAAGAATCAAACCTGTGTCATCTAGAACATTAAATCTTTTCTCTTACCACTCTACACCACTCCCAAAATATGGTTGGATGGAATCATTATCTAAAATCATTGATAGCTCGCTACTAGGTTCTTATGTGCTTCACGCTATCTATATTAATTAAGATGAAAATATCACTGAAGTCGGCCCCAACGTACCACTAAAGGCATGCATGATGAAGTTGACAGACCCACAAGAGGTTTCCATAACGTTTTCTTTATAGCACCCACAAGAGGTTTGAAATTGACAGACCCATGTGGTATTATCTATACACAACCAAGGATATATGGTGTTTTTCTTCCAAAACATGAGATAATATGATCCGGTTAAAATACGCAATTTATCATGAAAAACAAGGGAAAGCCCGCTGCAATGCACAATCTTACTTAACTCAAGTATGATTTATTTTCTAATTGTACAACTGGTCTCTTTACTAATATAACACGGGTACGTAACAAGACAAAGCCGGACACTATTAATATAAGGCTGCCCGGTGTGGGCTTCGGCCTTGGATAGTCGAGGATCAGCGCCGCCGGCTAGACCatttcgccccccccccccctcccaatGTCGTCCTGCGCGTCTACCTTTGGACGATTGAGCCGACCCACAAAAAAGACAAAACATActcacacacctatacatacaatatatacatatatattttaggcTCACCCTCCATTTCCTTACCTCTATCCTTTTTGTCTCATCCTCACACCCGATCTACGTGGCGCTTACGTGGAgaatcatcctccaaggatgggtCATCACCATACCACATAGCCTaacttaattattttttattaggAACGGAGTTCTATTAgttcttttaataaaatatttttgtttcCTGAGAAAACAAGTTATGTTATCTGAAAATATTGCATATCAATATAATTATAACAAGTTTTGATATTATACTTCAAAAGAAATAGTTTAATTTATAGTGAATAgtgagattttttttttcttttaactttgAAGGGATTTGATTAGCACTTGGCAAAATAACATATACATTATCAAGATTTTTTTATCACCGGTGTTTCAAAGTTATAAGCTAATGATAAAAGATCTTATTTCTCATTTGATTTAGCTTCGGCGTGATCCCTTTGATACTTCCAATACTCTTATTTGTTAACATCATAGTAGGATAGAGACGCGCAATGGATAAATAGTTTACTGATATTGATACTACATGTATCTTTTTAATATGGTATGTAGAAAACTTTTGACTAAAAAAGGTGATggttttctttcttctctttagTTATCCACCGATGCAAGGCATGGCTCAACCCATTTATCAATTGTTGActcaaattttgtgaaaatatcaattttcataaatatagGAAATCTATTTTTTTCtaattttggactagaaataaatataagaaacgAAGGggatttcatatatttatttgtgggtttgtgttctatgttggaagagcttcgtaATGATCTAAACCACGTctaaaacggagctaagatgaatgagatatcgattctcaaagtttggtgtttgaaacattgaatgctgaaataATGGGAAAGTGGCAcattgtcccacataggaggagagatgaaacttaaagaGATATTTGAGTGGGAACACTTtcccttattgtttcatggaagcacacactactGTACTCGCGAAGCGTGCAGAGCACCCCGGCTTGTGCGTGTGGCATAGGTCatgggcgcaatgtggcgctttgatggcgcactttacACTTTGTATTTTTTTTACCGCGCAGCTCACCAAAGTGAGCCAATACaacgcgactgtgtggcgtgatCGTATAGGTTCACTGGTGACGTGGCGTGTGTGTGCATGGGTGGTGTAGCCTTGGATGACCGCGCACGAAAGTGAGTCAATATGGCGCACGCGCATTGGAGTGTCATACATGCGCACGCACATGAAAGTGACCCAAAATAGCGCACGCGCACCAGACTTTCTGTCCAGCGCGTGCGGCAGAAGCTTTCAGACTTTAATGACAGAGCAGTTTCACTTCAGCATTTGAAACAGACAAGTAAACGGTTTTAACTAAGAATTGAATGAtgaattaaagtgcattgaagacgtttaatgcaatttaattcTCTCATTTAATTAGGTTTTTTCTGTTTCATCTCATATGCTGTATAAATACAGCATCACATCTACTGCAGAATGACACCAGCAACATCAACAACTTATGCAAACTTCCCTCTGCAGATTTCTGATCGTTTTCTTACTTTTTTTTCAAGGTATTCTTCGGGTCCTCGAGCCAGCTCCGGCAATACTACTGCTCCTGCTATTGTatcctgggaaacaaaacgagttctCTTGGGAGACTGGGAATTTGTTTTAAAGGCCCTGTGTTAGACATAACCCTCATCCACTTTTCATTTCTGTTTCATCTTTTGTTCCTGTATTTTGTTTATTTCAGTTATAATAGTTCTGTAATCTCCTGCTGTCTTTAATTTATGTATTGTAATCGTttaataaattttttattttatttatacacgaacggttcctacaatcttaaaacaaattttaaaacaCCGTTTGTGTATTCAAAACCGTTCTGTTTGtgattcaaaccaattttatttcacccagtttgtgttttaaaacatattttatttttgttttcatctTCAAATGAGCGACTTTGGTTGAAAACAGTTGTTGATTACTTTCATATTATGTGCTAAAACTCATAAAGCTTTTTtgttttggtcttcaaagttggacttagaagccgaACAGTAAGTTTGTTTAATACTGACTAAAAACGCCTTGGTTGTTCGCACTAGACTTAACCCACGGGTTGTCTCTGATTGTTAAATCAGCGTACAAAACCTTGAAGGTGTACCACACTTGACATTTGTAACACTCGTTCTTAAAATATAAGTTTTACCAACTTAGTAGAACTATTCTTTATAACGTTAAGACAAAATATTTACATTGACATTTAGCTTAATAATTACTAGTTTAACAAACGTTTCAAAACAAAATTAGGATACCATAGTATTCCTTCGATTACATAAGTTTCTACTAACTACAAGTAATATCAAAAGTTGCGGGACAAGATCTTGATTGTGTTCGGTTCGGTAGCATTGGCTTGATCATCATCCACTTGCTAGCATCATCCTAAAAGCTgaaaatattaataaatattagTAATAGGGTTCTTAGGAATTAGCATAATCGAAAACTACGCTCGGAAACGGATTCGATTAACTAAAATATGCTAAACTCAACAAAATGGTTGGGCACTACCGTaccttacggtagccaccgtaagctactgtcacaccccggccgcgtcaaAACAACGAAAACCGCGgtggaaacgccggggagtgaattgcgacagaattattgtttcaacaaccatggcaatttaagttatgtattattgaataaagagtttacattgtctttaagttcaaactaaaataacataattacatgtcttttaagtcactaaggtccgagtccgcctaagtgaagcacaaacaccatcatgcattagcacctgaaaacacatgtaaaaataggtacgtcagcataaaaatgcctgtgagatacataggttttgtttatgcagattcatgacttgtatttgaagaagtgtttaataaaatgtagtcatgaaccttgtaaaatgttttcttttgtaaaaccatgtaaaaatcaatatgaaaatcaaatgataatgaaaggacaatgcatggttaaatgaataaccaagtgaaagtgaatttggataaaatgtgtactttgtacaacaatgtcatgttcttgtataaaatgtttcatgtcttgtcccaagtgatttagataacgcaacaatgtgtgatatgataaaagcacttatatataggaagtaccagcggcgtatccaccatgcttttatcatataacacatagccccgttacataagtcacttatcaataaccaaccaaaatgtcatgttaaatgtcaaaatgtttatgtataaaccatgtataatgtcatgtgtatcatgtatcatgtataaccaatgaaatgcataacaagtaggaaatcatctacttaaactatgtaatgatgtcaatgtgaaacaaatgtcatgtatggtgaataacaagtaattactcaaccccatagtaaaatgtacaaaacaaggtttttgaataaacctaagtttaaatcaaatgttatgctttgcagaaaaacaatgctttatgattacaaacatttatgcagggATGTTAattgcatacattcaagccttgcgactgtggcgacaaacccttaaacgaattaaaggtttatctaaattatgtagtcggattctgtcattcccaacttccaaacaaacctaggaagtcggaaacgggagttgtcaattcctatggtaccattacataagtccgagcggcgtgatcaatgttaatgaatgcatTATTGtctcgattaaacacaccaaatgtcataaccaatgtagcatgtgaaaaccatatactaggaatgctaagtaaacatgcctagtagaaatgttcatgtaaaacgatgtgctagcatgctcagtaaacatacatagcagaaatatcatgtaaaacaatgtgtacatatgctaagtaaacatatgaaacaaatgtgtaataaatcaatgtgctagcatgcttaacatacatagcaaaacttaattgaaagcatgtactataagcgtactaggtgaaactagcatgtttatgtcataaaagcatgaaatgcacaaaagtaacacgtatgtgcatgtgtatcaccccaaagtatttgaaaacggtaaaagaggggaactatgtactcacttgggattgctaattagtcttgagaataagaccaattttaagctccaagtatcacagaatcaaacggcacctagtataggtaactatgttaataatcggctcctaaatcgggagataggatagaatgaggttctataaatcaaatgagtaattgaactcatatggtatgatttaataggccctacattctgattggaaagtttacctaagttcttttgacccgtttcgacacattatggtaacataagctactataaggcatcgttagcgtaaaactaggttcggatgcttaactatgtgctatgccaagtcttacatgcccaattatccctaaacatgttactaaatcagtttacatgtcaaaaatatgttcacatagtcaaaatacggatttatgcttcaaaagggtattttggtcatttcctatgggcatacaagctaactagcatatgactaaccaatcctatgtgatcataaggtataacctctgaggttattccctgtgcaactatgatcactactAAGCTTGGTTGGAtcccaaagatcgaccaaacgggtcgggttcgaaagtctaagcggttgtttagaccgcttaccttacgaccctaaagaAGTACTAAACtattagtgacgagttaaacatgtcaagacatgtttaacctactgatttagtatcaaaacaaagtgttttgataccctaaagtagttccgttgcaaaatgcgtgctaaaacgcattttgaccgaaactttgactcgacactacacctagttaacgcgGTAATCAtcgggtataatcactaaggattataaccaacgtgattacaatcacgttgcaaagttcaaccgaactttgcgttgaccaaagactggtcaaactgaaagtcaaacacttgtttgactaattaaactagaaagcaaataaaagaatgaaagagtgctcacccaagtccttgctatcttttctacaaagaagacaagtcccaaactcagttgagagagctccaaagcagatatGAGAGGAGAAGAATGAGGAATGAGCAAGGAGAATGGAAGAGagcttggctatttatagttgtagcaAAGCTACAAGATTATGCCAAGTTTTGTGTGGCCAACAAGCATTAAATCATGGCCATCCATGTGTTAGGAGCTGATTAGTAGGCTTGGTGATCACTTAAACTTGCTTAACATTCCAAAAATTGGCATAAACAGCCCTTGGAGATCAAACAGAATGCTGAAATcaactttctggtcgctggggactttacacggcccgcgtaaggtacAGGGGTAggtttacgcgccccgcctgaggtccccagatcagcaaaagtttgaaaaatgacagtttaggtccctgcatgcatttgagtccatttttggcacttttgacacccgttaagccattttcaaggctctacaaggtcaataaagtttagagacTCAGAATATGCATGgaaaactctcggatgtcggctcgtttggtcgttggtcgtacggtcgcgttgttcgttaaattacgacgaaactcaaacggacgtgtgtacgatccaaaatgcgtgacgaatggcGTTTTCGCGtcccaaacactaaaataaaaatattttagtgtgtacaaaaattttggatgtccagatgtggccagaacgcaagatatgcgcgaaaatgcaaacttacgccgtttttgacacttttagcccctgtaagatcatataagcatgttttcgcacaccgaacccatcaaaacttatttctaagccatgtttaggttatatatggtatgtttaacttatgatcaagtttcagACTGTACGTTTCTTTACGAAACGACaaacttttgcaagttgacgcaaatagtccctgagagcgaataaacttgtttttgccataccaaagcctttaaaacttatttctaagttatgtaaaggttatttaaggtatgttaagtttatgttgctgttccggagtgtttgtcgcgatAAACTGACTGCgattacgcatcagtttgcgtataactctctagaaagcgatatagagttcaaaattgatcaaaaatcaacacgtgcataaaatcaaacataaatgacaaataTTGGGAtgaaaacacactgtttta is from Helianthus annuus cultivar XRQ/B chromosome 9, HanXRQr2.0-SUNRISE, whole genome shotgun sequence and encodes:
- the LOC110877621 gene encoding patatin-like protein 2, with product MERTKSIPASGKLITVLSIDGGGIRGLIPATILDFLETQLKELANDEGARIADYFDVIAGTSTGGLITAMLTAPDENKRPLFSAKEIKDFYHRKSHKIFHQDWMVTKIVKNICGPLYDGKYLRRCIKKKLKDTRLEHTLTNVVIPTFDIKNLQPTIFSSFEVKEKPYMNALLSDICIATSAAPTYLPPHYFKTADGEKQRKFHLIDGGVAANNPTLVAMAEIAKQLIHKNPTFAEPQSLDYHRYLVISIGTGECKRKTKYSANKASKWGVFGWWFNACGSTPLVDIFTQASTDMVDFHLSVVFKGLDIQSNYLRIQENALERTLSSLDISTKENLDYLSDVGKQLLEKQVSTVNLETGDFVPYKDETNGQMLIEFAKKLINEKCLRDGLQPPFSMETT